One window of Oncorhynchus masou masou isolate Uvic2021 chromosome 33, UVic_Omas_1.1, whole genome shotgun sequence genomic DNA carries:
- the ssuh2rs1 gene encoding protein SSUH2 homolog: MESTPILSGYGSYGTANPGYAPIAQGTPAMFAPPVGDFHGPSAPPASMFDTVPGYEGTVAGGEGGYLPPPMPSYPAPQPQPGPAQSNWNIPSITEDTAREAFSQYASSKCCYSSAPVKDGVITNMEAYNTYRYRLETFNESRTTEWSHQPYNGQPVDAYTQSPPGPWDIPAKAPTFFQDDKQVIKVPNTSSVKNCHTCLGMGRTPCKECAGVGNKICWVCNGAGNRSSGDRCHHCQGRGRVNCSHCHGQGSRECETCKGKRQLLVFIKLKVIWTNNLDDYIVEQSSGLHVVNLSKVSGQEMFRDAQYMVYPVMGFPDSNVVRAAERLVREHQARFSQTSRILQQRQTIELIPVTKVTYKWKGDSHIYFVYGNEFKVSADNYPATCCCTVM, from the exons ATGGAGAGCACCCCGATTTTAAG CGGCTATGGGTCTTATGGCACCGCCAATCCTGGATATGCACCAATAGCACAAGGAACTCCAG CAATGTTTGCCCCGCCTGTGGGCGACTTCCACGGCCCTAGCGCTCCTCCAGCTAGTATGTTTGACACCGTGCCAGGATATGAAGGGACGGTGGCCGGGGGTGAAG GTGGATACCTGCCCCCTCCTATGCCATCTTACCCAGCCCCTCAGCCCCAGCCTGGTCCCGCACAATCAAACTGGAA TATCCCATCTATCACCGAAGACACTGCCCGGGAGGCCTTTAGCCAGTATGCCTCCAGTAAGTGCTGTTACAGTTCAGCACCAGTTAAGGATGGCGTGATAACCAACATGGAGGCATACAATACATACAGG TATCGCCTGGAAACCTTTAATGAGTCAAGAACCACTGAATGGAGTCATCAGCCATACAATG GTCAGCCAGTGGATGCCTATACCCAATCACCCCCTGGGCCCTGGGATATCCCTGCCAAAGCCCCCACCTTTTTTCAGGATGACAAACAGGTCATCAAAGTTCCCAACACCTCATCTGTCAAG AACTGCCATACCTGTTTGGGGATGGGAAGAACTCCCTGCAAAGAATGTGCCGGAGTTGGTAAT AAAATCTGCTGGGTGTGCAATGGAGCTGGTAAccgtagtagtggtgatagatgCCATCATTGCCAAGGGAGGGGAAGGGTCAA TTGCAGCCATTGTCATGGTCAAGGGTCAAGGGAGTGTGAGACCTGTAAAGGCAAACGACAGCTTTTGGTCTTCATCAAACTCAAGGTTATATG GACTAATAATCTTGACGACTACATTGTGGAACAGTCGAGTGGTTTGCATGTGGTCAACCTGAGCAAGGTGTCCGGGCAGGAAATGTTTAGGGACGCTCAGTACATG GTTTACCCAGTGATGGGGTTCCCAGACTCTAATGTGGTGCGTGCTGCAGAGCGTTTAGTGAGGGAGCACCAAGCCAGGTTCTCTCAGACCTCACGCATTCTACAACAG CGCCAGACCATTGAGTTGATTCCTGTCACCAAGGTGACCTACAAATGGAAGGGAGATTCACACATTTACTTTGTCTATGGAAATGAGTTCAAAGTCAGCGCTGATAACTACCCAGCTACCTGTTGCTGCACAGTAATGTAA